The genomic stretch GGTAATGGCTCAGGATTTCAGGAAAGTATACACATTGTTCACGTGACGTTGTCAGGTACAACTCGCTTGTCTCCAAATTAAAAAGTAGTGGAGAACATTGATAGAGATTTGTGTGTAAGTCTGAAAAAGAAACTCTAAGAGTAGGATTTATTTCTTGTATACTCATTTCTATTTTAAAACGATCTTGTAAATAGGGGTGTAGTCGTGTATTGTCCATATGATATGATTCTTTGATCTCGTTAGGGAAAATTAACTCTTGGTTATTTACATTTCCTATTAATAATTTTTTAGAAACCCTTGAAGGATTCAATGAATTAAATAATGAATACATTTCATCAATATGTCCTAATAGCTCAGTCATCGTGTACTTTTGACCCTCTAATTGTTTCATGTGAAACAGTTCCTTACCAACCTCAGAAAACAACCCATTTTTTTGAATTTTTACCTCATCATCAAGAAAGTCATAACTTTGTTTTTTTCTCTTTCGCGTTGATACTCCATGTGCTAAAACTGCTGTATTTTCTGGATAAACTGGATTTTTAATTAATAAACACGCTTTTAATAATTGAGATAAACCATAAAAAAGTAATACTGGCTGCATGGACGTATGAGATTTTAATGCCGTTTGATAATAATTTTTGCTATGTTCCAGATAATAAATAAATGGATAACAATTTTTAAAACTACGCTGTTCAGCATCCGCGATGCTTGAAGACTTGTACTGATTATATAAATACTTTTGTGTAAAAGGGGCTGAGAAAAATAAATGATAGGGTTTCCAAACATCATAAGTAAAGCTCAAAAAATCACCTCTTTTATTATTAGAATTATCTGATATATAGTATGGTTATTGACAGCTACATAACCAATTGTTAATCTACTAATAATATTCTGTCGCTTTGAGGAGGATTCTATAATGTGGGAAAGTAAATTTTCAAAAGAAGGTTTAACATTTGATGATGTTTTGTTAGTGCCAGCTAAATCTGAAGTGTTGCCAAAAGATGTTGATATGAGTGTAGAATTAACAAAAACGCTAAAGCTAAATGTACCATTTATTAGTGCAGGTATGGATACAGTAACTGAAGCAGAGATGGCAATTGCTATGGCTCGTCAAGGTGGTTTAGGAATTATTCATAAAAATATGTCCATCGAACAACAGGCGGAACAAGTTGATAAAGTAAAGCGCTCTGAAAGTGGAGTTATTACAGATCCATTCTTCCTGACACCAGAAAACCAAGTATTCGCTGCAGAACATTTAATGGGAAAATATCGTATCTCTGGTGTACCAATTGTGAATAACGAAGATGAGCAAAAATTAGTTGGTATTCTGACAAATCGTGATTTGCGTTTTATTCAAGATTACTCAATGCTTATCTCTGATGTAATGACAAAAGAAGAGTTAGTTACAGCTCCAGTGGGAACAACACTCGAGGAAGCCGAAAAGATTTTACAGCAATACAAAATTGAAAAATTACCACTTGTAGATGACAACGGTGTATTAAAAGGGTTAATTACAATCAAAGACATCGAAAAGGTCATTGAATTTCCAAATGCTGCAAAGGACAAACAAGGACGTTTATTAGTAGGTGCAGCAGTTGGTGTGACAGCTGATTCGATGGTCCGAATTGAGAAGTTAGTAAAAGCTGGTGTGGATGTTATTGTAATTGATACGGCACATGGTCACTCACTAGGCGTTTTAAATACTGTACGTTCAATTCGTGAAACGTATCCAGAGTTAAATATTATTGCAGGAAACGTCGCAACTGCTGAAGGAACAAGAGCACTAATTGAAGCTGGTGTAGACGTAGTAAAAGTAGGAATAGGACCTGGATCAATTTGTACAACTCGTGTTGTAGCTGGAGTAGGTGTTCCACAAATCACGGCTATATATGATTGCGCGACTGAAGCAAGAAAACATGGTGTACCAGTAATTGCAGATGGAGGAATTAAGTACTCTGGAGATATCGCAAAAGCACTAGCTGCTGGTGGACATACTGTTATGTTAGGAAGTTTATTAGCCGGTACTACTGAAAGTCCTGGTGAAACAGAAATCTTCCAAGGAAGACGCTTTAAAGTATACCGTGGTATGGGTTCAGTTGGGGCTATGGAAAAGGGAAGTAAAGATCGTTATTTCCAAGAAGATAATAAAAAGTTTGTTCCAGAAGGTATTGAAGGACGCTTACCTTATAAGGGGCCTGTCGCTGACACTTTATATCAGCTAGTTGGAGGATTAAGAGCTGGAATGGGATATTGCGGATCAGCTAATTTACAAGCATTACGTGAAGAGGCACAGTTTATCCGTATGACAGGAGCTGGCTTAAGAGAAAGTCACCCACATGACGTTCAAATTACAAAAGAATCTCCAAACTATTCACTTAGCTAAGTGGAAAAGCATCTCTCTAATTTAGAGAGATGCTTTTTTATACTAAAGATTGTTTTAACGGTACTTCTTTATCTATTTTTTTTAATTTTTGTATGATAAAATAACCTCTATGTGATTTATGTCTGGAGGGTATTGGTAGTGAAGAAAAAATTGATAAAACAGCTCTTTGCATTAGTTGCTGTTTTCTTAATGGCTAGTTCTTTAATCACTCCAAATGCGTCTGCAGCTTCAAAATTCCCAAATGTTGAAGCAGATGCTGCTATTTTGATTGAAGCAGATACAGGCCAAATTTTGTATGAAAAGAATTCAGGTGCTGTACTAGGTATTGCTAGTATGACAAAAATGATGACTGAGTATTTGATTTTAGAAGCTATTCACGAAGAAAAGCTTTCTTGGGATGATCAAGTAGGGGTTAGCAAATATGCTGCAGATATCTCACAAGATTACTCATTGTCAAATGTTCCATTATTAACAACAGAAAAGTATACAATTAAAGAATTGTATGAAGCAATGGCTATTTATTCAGCCAACGGAGCGAGTATTGCTCTAGCTGAAGCTTTAGCAGGGTCTGAAGCTGAATTTATTAAATTAATGAATAAAAAAGCAGAAGAGTTAAACTTAGGTGAAGCTAAATTTGTTAACTCAACAGGTCTTTCTAACTCATTATTAAAGGGTCAACATCCAAAAGGTACAAAAGCTGATGATGAGAATTTACTATCAGCTCGTGCAGTATCAGCACTAGCTTTTCACATTCTTCATGATTATCCAGAAGTATTAGAAACGGCTAAGACACCTGAAAAAATATTCCGACCAGGTCAACAAGGTGAAACGACAATGGATAACTGGAATAAAATGCTTCCATCTTTCCCTACATACGGATATGAAGGTTTAGATGGTCTTAAAACAGGGCATACGGATTTTGCAGGCTATTGCTTTACAGGAACAGCTGAACGAAATGGTGTTCGTTACATTACGGTGGTCATGAATGCTAAAAATAACGGTAAGTCTTTTGAAGGAGCACGTTTTACTGAAACAAAAAAGCTTTTAGATTATGCATTTGATAATTATGAGCTAAAACAAGTAACTCCAGAAGGCAAGGTTGTTAAGAATCACGAGTCGCTTCCAGTAGTAAAAGGGAAAAATAAAGAGCTAAAAGTTGTAACAAAAGAATCAGTGAATGTTCTTACAAAAAAAGGTGAAGAAGGTAAAATCTCTCTTCAATTTGATGTTAACCCTAAAGTTGTAGATGAGAAAGATCGAATCGTTGCACCAATCAAAGAGGGTCAAGTTGTAGGTTACGTTAGTGCCAAGAATAAGAACCTTGATGATTTAGGTTATGCAGTAAATGACGGAACAAATAAAGTGCCCGTCGTTGCAGATACTACAATCGAAAAGGCTAATTGGTTCATTTTGGCTCTGCGAAGTGTAGGAGATTTCTTTGTAGGTGTATGGTCTGATGCAGCCAATAATATTAAGAGCTGGTTTTAATTCATAAACCATTTATAAAGGGAGATACTAAGCCAAGGTTTTTCTGGTATTTAGTATCTCCCTTTTTTTAAACAAGTTTTTTAAACTGCATAATTTTGATAGGATTTTTTCAGAAAATAAGGTAAAATAGACAATAAGTTTTGAATTTTGTATACATAATTTTATTGATTATGTGTAATACAACTATACTGGGGGAAGACAAACATGAGTAACATTACAGGTACTGACAGAGTAAAACGCGGAATGGCAGAAATGCAAAAAGGCGGCGTAATTATGGACGTTGTTAATGCTGAACAAGCAAAAATTGCAGAGGCAGCAGGAGCAGTTGCAGTTATGGCATTAGAACGTGTACCAGCAGACATTCGTGCTGCAGGCGGCGTATCTCGTATGGCAGATCCGACAATTGTTGAAGAAGTTATGAATGCTGTTTCAATTCCGGTAATGGCTAAAGCACGTATCGGTCACATTGTAGAAGCGCGTGTTTTAGAAGCAATGGGCGTAGACTATATTGATGAAAGTGAAGTATTAACACCAGCAGATGAAGAATTTCATTTAAATAAAAATACGTTTACGGTGCCATTTGTTTGTGGTTGTCGCGATTTAGGTGAAGCTGCACGTCGTATTGCAGAAGGCGCTGCTATGCTTCGTACAAAAGGTGAGCCAGGAACAGGGAACATCGTAGAAGCTGTACGTCATATGCGTCAAGTGAACGCACAAGTACGTAAAGTAGTAGGAATGGACGAAGCTGAGTTAATGACGGAAGCAAAATTACTAGGTGCACCTTATGAGTTATTACTACAAATCAAGCGTGAAGGTCGTCTTCCAGTTGTTAACTTTGCTGCAGGTGGTGTTGCGACTCCAGCCGATGCAGCATTAATGATGCAATTAGGAGCAGATGGAGTATTTGTAGGATCTGGTATCTTTAAGTCTGATAATCCAGAAAAATTTGCTCGTTCAATTGTAGAAGCAACAACACATTATCAAGATTATGCATTAATTGCAAACCTTTCTAAAGGATTAGGTAATGCAATGAAAGGTATTGAAATCTCAACATTATTGCCAGAAAATCGCATGCAAGAGCGTGGCTGGTAACAGTAAGGGAGTTTTACAGCATGGTAAAGGTTGGAGTTTTAGGACTACAAGGTGCATTTAGAGAGCATGCGCATTCAGTGGAAGCAACAGGAGCTGAAGCGATTATTATTAAAAAAGTTGAACAGCTAGAAGAAGTAGACGGGCTCATTTTACCAGGTGGAGAAAGTACTGCAATGAGACGTTTAATTGATAAATATAATTTCATGGATCCACTGCGCCAATTTGCTAAAAGTGGCAAACCAATCTTTGGTACTTGTGCTGGGCTGATTTTACTAGCGGGTGAAATTGTAGACTATGATGAGCCTCATTTAGGTGTCATGAATATTAAAGTGGCTCGAAATTCTTTTGGTCGCCAACGTGAAAGTTTTGAGGCAAAGCTAGCAATTAAAGAAGTTGCAGATGATTTCATTGGAGTATTTATTCGTGCGCCTCATATCGTAGAAGTTGGTGACAATGTAGAAATTTTATCTGTTCATGATGATCGTATTGTAGCTGCTAAGCAAGGACAATTCTTAGGTTGCTCATTCCATCCGGAATTAACTGATGACCATCGTATGACGGGTTATTTTATTAACATGGTGAGAGAGTCCCTGAAAAAACCTGTATAAACCAATTGCATCTTGTATAGACTTGTAGTACATTATGATTATTAATTACAATGATAAAAGTATAAAGCGTTGATAGGAAATAGTAGTAGAGAAGTTAAACTCTAGAGAGTCGATGGCCGGTGAGAATCGATGTTTGACCTTTACGAATCCATCCTGGAGCAAGCTATTGAAGTAGTGAGTAGATAGCTTCGGTTCATTCCGTTATCTGACTGAAGAGGAAGGTTCCTTTATGGACTTTCAACTAGGGTGGCAACGCGGGCTAAACTCTCGTCCCTTTTATAGGGATGGGAGTTTTTATTTTGCCCATTTTATACAAATAAGGAGGTACATTTATGTTAGATGTAAAGATTTTGCGAGCTAACCTTGAAGAAGTAAAAGAAAAGTTAAAATTCCGTGGAGAAGATTTATCAGATCTTGGGCGCTTTGAGGAGTTAGATGTAGAGCGCAGACAACTGTTAGTTCAAACTGAAGAATTAAAAAGTAAGCGTAATGAAGTTTCTCAGCAGATTGCTCAATTAAAGCGTGAAAAGCAAAACGCAGATAATATGATTCTAGAAATGCGTCAAGTTGGGGAAAAAATTAAAGATTTAGATGAACGTCTTCGTACTGTAGAAGCAGAATTAGAGCAACTATTGCTTTCAATCCCTAATATTCCACATGAAAGTGTGCCTGTTGGAGAAACGGAAGATGAAAATGTAGAAATTAGAAAGTGGGGAGAAGTTCGCCAATTTAATTTTGAACCGAAACCACATTGGGACTTAGGAACAGATTTAAATATTTTAGACTTTGAACGTGCGGCAAAGGTAACAGGAAGTCGTTTTGTATTTTATAAAGGCTTAGGGGCTCGTTTGGAGCGTGCTTTAATTAACTTTATGATGGACTTACACATGGATGAGCATGGCTATGAAGAAATTCTTCCTCCATATATGGTTAATCGTACAAGTATGACTGGAACAGGTCAACTTCCTAAGTTTGAAGAAGATGCGTTCAAAATTAAAGAGGAAGATTATTTTCTAATCCCAACAGCTGAAGTTCCAGTAACTAATCTACACCGTGATGAAATTATTAATGGAGATCAATTGCCATTGGCTTATACCGCATACAGTGCATGCTTTAGATCAGAAGCTGGTTCAGCTGGTAGAGATACACGTGGATTAATTCGTCAGCATCAGTTTAATAAAGTAGAGCTAGTTCGTTTTGTAAAACCAGAAGAATCTTATGCTGAGCTTGAAAATCTTACAGGACATGCTGAAAAAGTACTACAGTTACTAGAACTACCATACCGTGTTTTAAGCATGTGTACCGGAGATTTAGGATTTACAGCAGCTAAAAAATACGATATTGAAGTATGGATTCCAAGCTATGAGTCATATCGTGAAATTTCTTCTTGTTCAAACTTTGAAAGTTTCCAAGCACGAAGAGCCAATATTCGCTTCCGTCGCGAGGCAAAAGGAAAACCAGAATATGTACACACGTTAAATGGATCTGGATTAGCGATTGGACGTACAGTAGCTGCTATTTTAGAGAACTATCAGCAGGAAGACGGTTCTGTTATTATTCCAAAAGTATTACGCCCTTACATGGGGAGCAAAGAAGTTATTAGCGGTTAATCTTAGTTGATTCACAACTTTCTGTTGTGAATCAATTTTTTTTAGAAAATAGCTTGACTCTTATTTATATATATGATAAATTTATAAATGTCGATACGGAGGAATACCCAAGTCCGGCTGAAGGGATCGGTCTTGAAAACCGACAGGGGTGTTAAAGCCCGCGGGGGTTCGAATCCCTCTTCCTCCGCCATATTTGACTTATAATGTTATTTAAACATTGCGCGATAAATTGGAGATTGTAAAACGTCACTTTTCGAAGTGGCGTTTTTTTATTCCCATTTTTCACGAAGAAAAATGGGAATAAATTATGAATGTCTTCTTTTTAATTTTTCATTGTGATGTAAAAACTTAGAGATTTTTTCAACGATGGGCTCAACAGATGTTGGATCCTTTAGAATATCGTAATCATTAATATCCAACCGTAAAATAGGACAAGCAGTAAAGTTATTAATCCAATCCTCATAACGCTTATGCATTTCTTTCCAATAATCTAAGGGTGTTTGTTGTTCCATCGGTCTTCCTCGTTCTTGGATACGATCAACTATATCTTCAAAACTACCTTCTAAATAAATTAATAAATCAGGGTGTGGGAAATAGGGTGTCATAACCATTGCATCAAACAAACTTGTATATGTTTCATAATCCACTTTAGACATTGTGCCTTTTTCGAAGTGCATTTTAGCGAAAATACCAGTATCTTCGTAAATCGAACGGTCTTGTATAAAGCCTCCACCGTATTCAAAAATTCTCTTCTGTTCTTTAAACCTCTCCGCTAGGAAATAAACCTGAAGATGAAAGCTCCATCTCTCAAAGTCAGCGTAAAATTTATCTAAATATGGATTTGTATCAACTTTCTCGTAAGAAGTGCGAAAGTTCAGCGCATCTGCAAGAGCCTGTGTCATCGTAGATTTTCCAACGCCTACTGTTCCAGCAATAGTTAATACAGCATCATTTGGAATGTTGTATTTCGTTCTTAAATTCATATTGTAGAACTCCTTTTTAATAAGCTGCTTTTAATATCAGAGATAATATACTCTAGATGTTCTTTGTTTTTAACAAAGTCTAGTTTATCACCACTATAGTGTAAAACAGTTACTTCTGGATTATTTTCTTTAAAGACCTTAATAGATTCCTCATAATCGGAGCTTAGTTGAGCTAGATAAGAAGGATCAATGTTTTTTTCAATTTCTCTTCCACGCATTTTAATGCGCTCTAATAATGTAGGTAAGCTAGCATTTAGGTAAATAACAATATTGGGCTTCGGCATATCATGTGTCAGTATATCGTAGATTTGTACATACTTTATATACTGGCTATCCTTTAAAGTTTGTTGAGCAAAAATCATGTTTTTCATAATATGATAGTCAGCAACGACAGGCTGATGTTGATGTAGAAAATGCTTTTGAATATCCTCTAACTGTTTATAACGATTGCATAGAAAAAACATTTCAGTTTGAAAGCTCCACTCTTCAATATCCTCATAGAATTTCCCAAGGAATGGATTTTCATCAACAATTTCTTTCAAAAGTTGAAATTGAAATGCATCTGCAATAGCCTTAGCTAGGGAGGTTTTCCCAACACCTATAGGGCCCTCAACAGTAATAAAAGGTGTTTCCCCCATGGACTCTTCCTCCTTTATCTATACATGTTCTCGAAAATTGACAAAAAACATTGTATCACAATAAGAGAAGAGAATGGATAAAAACAAAAAGAAAACCAGTTGTAAAAAACGGAAGGAAACATAAAAAGAGGATAATCCTCTGCCTTAGGAGTTATCCTCTTCAAAACTATTCAGGTATTCTTTTAATTACTTTAAAGTTATCATCAAGGAGTAGCCAGTTTTGAGGGAAAGGTAATCCCAACTTCCAATAAGCCATGCCCCTTAAGTTTAATTCTTTTAATAAATCGAATTTTGCTTGGATTGACCGTGCATCTTCAAACCATACCTCATGCGTTTTTTGAGCTGAATCAGAGTAACGGAAGAAAGGAGCCTGAGCTTTTTTATCGTACTGGATGCTTGCATTATACTGATACGCAATTTCAATTGCTCTTTGAGCACTAATTGCCTTTGCATATTCACCACCTGGTTTGAATGGAAGTGTCCAATCGTAACCGTATAAGTTTTGACCCATTATAATTTTTTTGCTTGGTATTTCTGAAATGGCATATTCTAGCACATCTCGTACAGGTCCAATTGGAGAAACGGCCATTGGAGGACCTCCGCTGTATCCCCATTCGTATGTCATAGGGACAACAAAATTTGCTATCTCTCCAATCCTTTTATAATCATGCGCTTCATACCACTTTCCTTTTTGATCACTACTTGTTTTAGGGGCTAATGCTACAGACATTAATAACCCTTCAGCTTGAAGTCGTTTCTTTGCTTTTTCTAAAAATGTAATATAAGCATTTTTATCTTCTGGACGCAAGAACTCAAAATCAAAATGGATATCTTTAAAGTTTTTCTCAGTAGCGATACGAATAATATTATTAAGTAATTTATCTTGAACATCTGTGTTATTCAAGACTGCTTCTCCTACCTCAGCACTAAATCCACCTTCTTCAATATTAGCAAGAACCATTAAAAAAATTGCATCGTTTTCTTGTGCAATGGTTCCAAAGTTTTTTAATGGAGGTTCTTTGATAGAACCATCTCGCTGTACTTCGAAGTTAGCTGGTCCTAAATATGTGAGATATTTAGCATTTTTCTTAATCAATGCTTCTGTTTCGCTACTAATTGTACGGTTGCTTGTTTCAACATATCCTAAAAACTCAGCCTCTGTCTTTGGAGCAGCTGGAATTAGTAATTGTGTTCCCGGTGTTAGAGGAGAAGTGATTGAAAGGTTGTTAGCTTTTGCAATCGATTGATAACTAACTCCTAGGTTTCGGCCTATCTTCCATAATGTATCGCCTTGTCTAACAGTATAATAACTTTCGTTAATAGGAATAACCAATGCCTGGCCAACCACTAGCCGATTAGGGTCAGGTAATTCATTTGCTAAGCTAATTCTTGAAGCTTCAATTTGAAACTGTTGAGCAATACTGTAAATGCTATCTCCAGACTTCACAATATATATATCCATAGTAATAAACGCCCCCAAAAAAGAATGTTTATTCAGTCTATGAAAAAAAGAGTGAGCAAATGCTTATGTAATTAAATCACTATGTTCACAAATTGTAGCTTTAAGTACATTTTTCATCATTTCAATAGCGAATTTATTATCTTCGTCAGAATTTGATGCAATACAATCTTTAGGAATAATCAGATTGTATTCTCTCATATATGCATCATTTGCTGAAAAGAGTACGCATATATTTCCCGCTAGTCCTGTTAAAATCAATGTATCGACATTTAGCTGTTGTAGTAAAATGGTTAAAGCTGTTCCATAAAAGATAGAGTGTTTTGGTTTGATTAAAAAATAATCTGTAGCATGGGGTTGTATATACTGCAATATAGGGGAACTTATTGGATTCACGCAGTATTCAAGGATTGTATTTAAGTTAGCCTGCCATAATTTATAGTGATCGTTTATATAGATAACAGGAATCTTCTTCATTAAACACTCTGCTTTTAATGAAGAGATATTTTGAGCAAGAGTTTCAGCTTTTTTAGCAAGAGTTTTTCCATTTTTAAATTGAAAATCATTAATCATATCAATAATAACTAATGCAATTTTAGAATCATTCATATACAATCTCCTTATTGATTTTTAACCTAATAAGTAGTGTTGCTCATAACAAATATAATATGTAAGGAGTTTAAACCATGCTTGAAGATGAGAAATATATGCGCTTAGCTATAGATGAAGCAAGAAAAGCTTGTGGGATTATGGAAGTTCCTATAGGAGCGGTTATTGTAGATAAGGATGGACATGTTATTGCAAAAGGACACAATTTAAGAGAGAGTACACAACGATCTATAGCTCACGCAGAACTATTAGCGATAGATGAGGCTTGTCAAAAGTTAAATACGTGGCGATTAGAAGATACGACATTATATGTTACATTAGAACCTTGTCCGATGTGTGCGGGGGCTATTATGTTATCTCGTGTAAAAAGAGTGGTGTTTGGGGCGTTTGACCCTAAAGGGGGTTGCGCGGGAACTTTGATGAATTTATTAGATTATGAAAAGTTCAATCATCAATCAGAAATTCGAGGGGGAGTTCTTGAAAAGGAATGTGCAGAAATGCTAAGTGCATTTTTTAAAGATTTGCGAAATCGAAAAAAACAAGCAAAGAAAAAATTACAATAAATTACATTTCGTAAAGGTTGCATTTTGTCCTAAAAAGAATTATACTTGTATAAGCATCAACATGGTGCTCAAACAAAGGTTTCAACTTTGCCGTGCTAAGCGGGGAGGTAGCGGTGCCCTGTACTCGCAATCCGCTCTAGCGAGGCCGAACTCCTTTCCTGAGGTTAGTTCTCCTTGAGGTCTGCCTTAAGTAAGTGGTGTTGACGTTTGGGTCCTATGCAATGGGAATCTGTGAACCCTGTCAGGTCCGGAAGGAAGCAGCAGTAAGCAGAATCTCTCATGTGCCATAGGGTCGCCTGAACCGAGCTAACTGCTTAAGTAACGCTTGGGGAGGCTAATCGAAGGAAGGTGCACGGCAGTTAAATACATATAAAAGTAACCTACTCTGATAGAGTAGGTTTTTTTATTTAGCGTATATTTTATTAGATAAAATAAGGTAAACGATGTTTTGGAAAAATAGTTATAGTACGTTATAATAATATCAAATTTATATAACAAAAAGGAGAAGATGCAGTGGCGTATCAGGCTTTATATCGTGTGTACCGCCCTCAAAGTTTTCAAGATGTTGTTGGTCAGCGACATATTATTAAGACTTTACAGAATGCACTCGTTCTTGAAAAATTTTCGCATGCATATCTATTTTCAGGATCGAGGGGCACAGGGAAAACGACTGCAGCAAAAATCTTAGCTAAAGCGGTTAACTGTGAACATGCACCCGTATCCGAACCTTGTAATGAGTGTGCTACGTGTAGAGGAATTACAGATGGTTCCATATCAGATGTTATTGAAATTGATGCTGCTTCAAATAACGGAGTAGATGAAATTCGAGATATTAGAGATAAAGTCAAATATGCACCAAGTGCCGTTCGTTACAAAGTTTATATTATAGATGAAGTTCATATGCTTTCAATAGGTGCGTTTAATGCGTTGTTAAAAACATTAGAAGAACCACCTCCTCACGTAATATTTATTTTGGCAACAACAGAACCGCATAAAATTCCACTGACTATCATTTCAAGATGTCAACGTTTTGATTTTAAACGAATCTCACCTGATGATATTGTTTATCGAATGAAAGAAGTTTTGATATCTGAGGATGTAAACGTAGCGGATGAAGCTTTATATGAGGTTGCTAAGGCATCGGAAGGTGGAATGAGAGATGCGTTAAGCTTGTTAGATCAGGCAATCTCATATAGTGAAAACGAAGTTACTTTGGATGATGTGTTATCTATTACAGGAGCTGTTTCGCATACATTTATGCTGCAAATTGTTCGTTCAATTGCAGAGAAAAATCTTGTATCAGCGTTACAGGCAGTTGAGCAACTCATTCAAAACGGTAAAGATCCAGTTCGTTTCTTAGAAGACTTAATTTTTTATTACAGAGATGTTTTACTTTATCAATCGTCGCCTGAAATGGAACATTTAATGGAAAAGGCCGTAGTGAGTGAAGAGTTTAAAAAACTAGCTGTACAACTACCAGCTGAAGATATTTATTCAATTATTCACCATCTTAATCAAACGCAACAAGAGATGAAGTGGACAAATCACCCACGAGTGTTACTAGAGGTAGCATTAGTGAAACTTGCTCAATCTGCTAGTAAGAAAAAAACAGCAGAGGGTGAAGAGGGGGAATTGCTTCAAAAAGTTAAAATGCTTGAAGCACAAGTTACTCATCTAAAAGAAAACGGTGTTCAAGTACAGCAAAGTCAGCAAGAAATAAGTGATCAAAAAGTAAAAAGGCAAGTGCGCAGTCAATATAAAGTTCCGATAGGAAAAGTGCATGAAGTTCTAAAACAAGCGTCTCGTCAGGAGCTAGAAGAAATTAAGCGTCTGTGGGGAGAGGTTTTAGAAACATTGCGTCAGCAAAATAAAGCATCACATGCTGCCTTGTTGTCTAATAGTGAACCTGTTGCTTCATCTACAAAGTCTTTTATCTTAAAATTTAAGTATGAAATCCATTGCAAAATGGCAGCTGAAAATAACAACAATGTACGTGATAATTTAGAAAATATCCTATATACTTTAAGTGGGAGCAAACGTGAAATGGTTGCAATCCCAGATAATGAATGGGATAAAGTAAGAGGAGATTTTCTTCAAGAGCAGCAAGGTAATGATGGTGCGCAAAAAGAAGAAGAAGATCCTTTAATATCCGAAGCTAAAAAGCTGTTCGGGGAAGAACTTATTGAAATACATGACTAAAACTAGGAGGAATTATAATTATGATGCGTGGCGGAATGGGTAACATGCAAAAAATGATGAAACAAATGCAAAAAATGCAGAAAGATATGCAAAAGGCACAAGAAGAACTAGCTGAAAAAACAATTGAAGGCACAGCTGGCGGTGGAATGGTTACAGTAATTGTAAATGGTCAAAAAGAAATTATTGATGTGAAAATTAAAGAAGAAGTAGTAGATCCAGAAGATATTGAAATGCTTCAAGATTTAGTGTTGGCAGCAACGAATGATGCGTTAAAG from Bacillus sp. 1780r2a1 encodes the following:
- the dnaX gene encoding DNA polymerase III subunit gamma/tau produces the protein MAYQALYRVYRPQSFQDVVGQRHIIKTLQNALVLEKFSHAYLFSGSRGTGKTTAAKILAKAVNCEHAPVSEPCNECATCRGITDGSISDVIEIDAASNNGVDEIRDIRDKVKYAPSAVRYKVYIIDEVHMLSIGAFNALLKTLEEPPPHVIFILATTEPHKIPLTIISRCQRFDFKRISPDDIVYRMKEVLISEDVNVADEALYEVAKASEGGMRDALSLLDQAISYSENEVTLDDVLSITGAVSHTFMLQIVRSIAEKNLVSALQAVEQLIQNGKDPVRFLEDLIFYYRDVLLYQSSPEMEHLMEKAVVSEEFKKLAVQLPAEDIYSIIHHLNQTQQEMKWTNHPRVLLEVALVKLAQSASKKKTAEGEEGELLQKVKMLEAQVTHLKENGVQVQQSQQEISDQKVKRQVRSQYKVPIGKVHEVLKQASRQELEEIKRLWGEVLETLRQQNKASHAALLSNSEPVASSTKSFILKFKYEIHCKMAAENNNNVRDNLENILYTLSGSKREMVAIPDNEWDKVRGDFLQEQQGNDGAQKEEEDPLISEAKKLFGEELIEIHD
- a CDS encoding YbaB/EbfC family nucleoid-associated protein, whose translation is MRGGMGNMQKMMKQMQKMQKDMQKAQEELAEKTIEGTAGGGMVTVIVNGQKEIIDVKIKEEVVDPEDIEMLQDLVLAATNDALKQMDELTNNTMGQFTKGLNIPGL